A section of the Trachemys scripta elegans isolate TJP31775 chromosome 10, CAS_Tse_1.0, whole genome shotgun sequence genome encodes:
- the BLOC1S6 gene encoding biogenesis of lysosome-related organelles complex 1 subunit 6 isoform X3: protein MEHPEGKEGFLLEAAAPGQTGPALDSCEASPDEGLIEDLAIIDKKAVEQLTEGLISHYLPDLQRSKLALQELTQNQVVLLDTLEQEISKFRECNSILDINALKRALKLQQKKQKEELEREQQREKELEREKQLTAKPARRT from the exons ATGGAGCATCCCGAGGGGAAGGAGGGGTTCCTGCTGGAGGCCGCCGCCCCGGGGCAGACGGGACCCGCGCTGG ATTCCTGTGAGGCATCTCCAGATGAGGGACTAATAGAAGATTTGGCTATTATAGATAAGAAAGCTGTGGAGCAACTAACTGAAGGATTGATTTCTCATTATTTACCTGATCTTCAGCGATCAAAACTAGCCCTCCAAGAGCTCAc aCAGAATCAAGTAGTGTTACTAGACACATTAGAgcaagaaatttcaaaattcagagAATGCAATTCCATTCTTGATATCAATGCTTTG AAAAGAGCTCTCAAACTGCAGcaaaagaaacagaaagaagAACTAGAACGAGAACAGCAACGTGAGAAGGAACTTGAAAGAGAGAAACAGTTAACAGCAAAACCAGCTAGAAGGACATGA
- the BLOC1S6 gene encoding biogenesis of lysosome-related organelles complex 1 subunit 6 isoform X2, producing MEHPEGKEGFLLEAAAPGQTGPALDKKAVEQLTEGLISHYLPDLQRSKLALQELTQNQVVLLDTLEQEISKFRECNSILDINALFSEAKHYHSKLVNIRKEMMMLHEKTSKLKKRALKLQQKKQKEELEREQQREKELEREKQLTAKPARRT from the exons ATGGAGCATCCCGAGGGGAAGGAGGGGTTCCTGCTGGAGGCCGCCGCCCCGGGGCAGACGGGACCCGCGCTGG ATAAGAAAGCTGTGGAGCAACTAACTGAAGGATTGATTTCTCATTATTTACCTGATCTTCAGCGATCAAAACTAGCCCTCCAAGAGCTCAc aCAGAATCAAGTAGTGTTACTAGACACATTAGAgcaagaaatttcaaaattcagagAATGCAATTCCATTCTTGATATCAATGCTTTG ttttcagaagCTAAACATTATCACAGCAAGCTAGTGAatattagaaaagagatgatgatGCTCCATGAAAAGACATCAAAGTTAAAA AAAAGAGCTCTCAAACTGCAGcaaaagaaacagaaagaagAACTAGAACGAGAACAGCAACGTGAGAAGGAACTTGAAAGAGAGAAACAGTTAACAGCAAAACCAGCTAGAAGGACATGA
- the BLOC1S6 gene encoding biogenesis of lysosome-related organelles complex 1 subunit 6 isoform X1, translated as MEHPEGKEGFLLEAAAPGQTGPALDSCEASPDEGLIEDLAIIDKKAVEQLTEGLISHYLPDLQRSKLALQELTQNQVVLLDTLEQEISKFRECNSILDINALFSEAKHYHSKLVNIRKEMMMLHEKTSKLKKRALKLQQKKQKEELEREQQREKELEREKQLTAKPARRT; from the exons ATGGAGCATCCCGAGGGGAAGGAGGGGTTCCTGCTGGAGGCCGCCGCCCCGGGGCAGACGGGACCCGCGCTGG ATTCCTGTGAGGCATCTCCAGATGAGGGACTAATAGAAGATTTGGCTATTATAGATAAGAAAGCTGTGGAGCAACTAACTGAAGGATTGATTTCTCATTATTTACCTGATCTTCAGCGATCAAAACTAGCCCTCCAAGAGCTCAc aCAGAATCAAGTAGTGTTACTAGACACATTAGAgcaagaaatttcaaaattcagagAATGCAATTCCATTCTTGATATCAATGCTTTG ttttcagaagCTAAACATTATCACAGCAAGCTAGTGAatattagaaaagagatgatgatGCTCCATGAAAAGACATCAAAGTTAAAA AAAAGAGCTCTCAAACTGCAGcaaaagaaacagaaagaagAACTAGAACGAGAACAGCAACGTGAGAAGGAACTTGAAAGAGAGAAACAGTTAACAGCAAAACCAGCTAGAAGGACATGA